A segment of the Aureliella helgolandensis genome:
TTACTGTCGCTACAAGCGCCAAGAAGAACCATGTGGTCCAGGAACTCAACATACGTATCTCCGTTGAAGTCGAACTGCTGCCGAACGAATAGCAATCTATCCCAACTGGGAGCGCAGCGAGCACGGAGGGATAGATTGTCCGTCGAGCTGAGACGCTTCGCTCGACGGGTCCTATACGGATAGTTCGAGCTGGCGTCTGATGACAGTCAGCTTAGCCTAGGCAGAGTTGGCTTGGCAAGCATTTTGTCGAGCAGAAAGGAAACGCACCGTGAGGCGGATAGGTAATAGGAATCATGCAGTTGCATCTCCCAGCCTGGAGAAAGGGTTCTCGGCGCTCCCGCGACGCGAAACTTACAATTACCTTCCAGTATGCACACACATTGGGCAGGAGCAGACAGCAACCAAATCTCGGAGCTCAATACCGTTCAGGGCAGGGTAGCTACCCCCTACCTTTCATCCTCGCTTCCTTTCTTTGCTACACATCAACCGACGACTTCGGCACAGTGCTATACCTCGGTTGCAAGGCTAGATAATGAGCCTGGGACTAGCAGCTACTCATGCGAGGGGTCACGCCCGCTAATCATTCAAACATCTCCAGTTCGATTCTTGCATGCGATGGTTCGCTGTCATCTATCGCCAGCTGAGACGGGAGATTCTGGTTGCTGTATAGGCACCCACAGTACAAGCGAACTCAAGTCTGGGAACGTATACGGAAGCAATTCGATCATGAACGGCAGGCGATGACTATGGGCATCTTCCAACCGGATATCAAGCAGCTCATGCGCTTCACAATAGCGGGCAACAAGCTTCATGTAGCGACGCAGTAGCAGAACCGACGGAAAGGCGTTTTTGATTAGGCACCACTCAAGCAGATCACGGTCCCGTTTGGAACTGTTACAGGATTTGCATGCCCAGACGAGATTGTCGGAGTAGTCCTCACCGCCCTTTATCCTCGGAATCAAATGATCGATGCTTAAAGAGGTTGTTGCTCCACAATAACAGCACGCTTGGGGGTAGTTGAGCTTCACTTTTTCATCGTCATAAAGCGTGCGCATCTGCATCGTGCGTGAGGTGAGCCCCTTGAAGAGCTTCGCGCGGATCATGTGATGCGTACGCGCATATTTGATTGCACCTGCGTCGAGCGCAGCATGTGCACGAGCGAGGTTTGCATACGCCCACGCGATGTGTTGCCTTACGGTGTCGATCACTGGTGTTGGCATAAGAAGTACGGTTCGGCTGATAGCGAACGAATAAGGTAAACGCGTCGAGGGGCTTGAGTTGGAAGTGCAAAGTGAATGACGTACCACGACTGCGATTCACCGCCAGGGTTCGTCAGAATTTCGTCGTACTGGGGATTACATGGAATTGTACGACAGGTACATCACACCAGATTTGAAATATACTCGAAGCTGTTTTCCATTGTCAGCCATACTAGTTTCGAACGCCGCTATTGGTGAGTCAAAGCCCATAGCTTCTTCATCGTGCGTTAGCAGGTCACTTGATCCGGGGGTTAATCCCCAAGGATGGGTCGTTGCCCACGCATTGAATTGCGGTAGTGTCATTCGATAGGTTGCATAGAGTCGTGCAAAATCTGGAGAGTAGGTTACGCATCCACTACGTGGGACAAATCGATTCTGCGCCTGGTGCCAAGCGGCGAAAACTCGGTGATGGAATGCGCCATTGAGCAATATCCCTGCAAATGGAGCGATAAAG
Coding sequences within it:
- a CDS encoding HNH endonuclease; translated protein: MIDTVRQHIAWAYANLARAHAALDAGAIKYARTHHMIRAKLFKGLTSRTMQMRTLYDDEKVKLNYPQACCYCGATTSLSIDHLIPRIKGGEDYSDNLVWACKSCNSSKRDRDLLEWCLIKNAFPSVLLLRRYMKLVARYCEAHELLDIRLEDAHSHRLPFMIELLPYTFPDLSSLVLWVPIQQPESPVSAGDR